The DNA sequence ATATGTTTTTACATTAAACAAACTTTATTCAGCAACTACTGTGTGGTTACAGGTTTGTTATAGTATGCTGTGTGTTTGTGAGTTCTTTCCTGGAGGTCTGACAGGGGCAATCTTGCAAGGAGATCCAGGCAGTTCTCTTGTCTGTTACCAAGATGCAGAGTTTGGATTCCTGGCCAAATATAGGTGTGGCAGGTTGTAAGTTTGGCTTTGATTTCACAATAGGATACTTGGCTTGAACCTGTGGATTTAGGGCAGGGCCATGGCCAAGTACTTTGGTGGCAGCCTGGGGAGCATCATGGGAGCCAACATTAGGCACTTTGTCTGTGAGCTTAACAAGGAGGGTAAAGTCCTGACCAAAGTACCAGAATGTAGGCTGGAGGGAATCTGTGGTATCCACTCCTTGACTATCTTATCCAGTAGGCAAAAAGAAGTTTAGTTGAAGTTTTTTGATAGGAGACACAGAAGGGCATCTCATGGCACTTTTCTTGAGAGTTGGCTGACCTGTGAGAACAGGATCTAAGACAGATTTCCTCTTGGAATTTGGAGGGGCATTGGTCTGCTAGGATGCTGTAAGAGAAGACACCGCTCCTAAAGTATATATTAGGATTGCCTCTCAATAAATGGAACATGGAAGTCAACTAAACTAAAAGCTGCAGAGcaggtaaaaataaatttagcagCAAAATTATTACAAGTGGTCATTTTAGTATGAAAAGAAATTCAACCCGGTTATGttgaggagaaaataaatcataatatgAACCTGTTATAATTTTGTCATACTAAaagtaagcattttaaatattatgtcttGTTAATCAAGTCAAAACAAGCTGTTTCTGTCTGGGAATGTCAGAGCTAATGCTGTTTTTAATGTGTGTGATGGACTATTTGGGACTATTTATTGCAACTTAAAAGATATTCTTGCATATAGGATTCTAGTTTTTGGAGGCATCTAATTTATCATTTGCATATGCCCCCTCTAGCATGGTGTTCACAACCATACAAGTAACCATAGACAAAGAAAGATTGAAGGAAAGGTGACAACTGAGGATACACCAGTAAACTGGAGTCTCATTGGAGAGAATGGAATTTTAAGGAGTTTATCACCCAGAAGAAGCCTGGGAGTGAAGCAATTCAAGGTTacccagaagagaaaaagagcaggTGTACCAGGAATTCCAGGGTATTTAGAAGGGAAATGGAGCCTCACTCTCAGATGGCCACCACGTTCTATCAATTCCATCCAATTTTATTGCTTTATCCCTTGGCGTCTCCTTGGATATTCCTAAGTTACAAGCCTAGCTCAGCTGCAATTCTCACCTATTCTTTTTGTCCTGTCCACAACAGGAATAAAAATTCTTGGGGTCCAGTCTTCTTCAGTGTTTTAGGGTGAGGCAAGTACTGAAGTCTTGTGAACTCTGCTAGGACTGCCCTGTCCCTCATCTCAGACCCATCGATCAACTGCAGATAGTTGGCCAGTTTTCCCCATTAATTTAGGCTATTGTTTTTGTGTCTGTGATGTGCAAAGGTCCCACTTGtacccttctctctccctcttagtGTTTCTTAAAGAGTGGAATGAGCTTCTCCCTGGTTCGGACCCCTGAAGGATATGGGGTTCTTGTCTCTTTCCCTCCTGGGTGGAGGTCCTTTACTGGAGATGGCTGTACACATGGTGGGGAGGTGCCTAAATAAAGTATCTTTAGGGTACAATGACCTAGCATTGGTTACAACCTTCCAcactttctttcatctttgtttcttctctctttcagtcTTGTTAGAGGATCCTGAGTTCCAGAGCTTCCAGGGCTCTTTGGTTCCAAGTTCCTCTCTTTATTTGGCCCAAGGGCTAAGGACACAGAGCCCCATCTTACCACTTCATGGGGCAGCTCAGGCTTCCTGTGGTGTTCCCAAAGGCTCTGCAGTCCTTGCATTGCACCTGTGGGTGGAAGACAACAGGATCAGTAAATCAGCAGAAATCACAGCCGGCTTTCAAAGGCAATTTAAGGACATATTTTGCGATTTGAATATTGGTTTTGAAGAGAGGACATAGGCATGTGGCCCACTAGGTGCTAGGATATTTAAGACAGCATGGCCCTGACACAGAAAATGTTAGAGAGGGACACTAGGAGGAAGGATTAGAGAGTAATGAGATATATTTCAAGATCTGATAAACACCAGAGTAGACATAATAGGAAGTGAGGCCACTCCTCGGAGACTCTAAATGAGCAATCTGCCTGCTGATGGGATCCAAAGCCGTGCTAATTGTATGCGCTGGTAAAACTGAGTTACCCGTGCAGAACATCCCAGGCACATACCACTTTCTGGAGTCTGTGGATCCCGCTCATCCTGAGAGATTCAAGCCTCCACTTACTCTAGTATCTTCCTCCTCCTGTGCAGAGCCCTCTGTCCCACAGGTCCCCTCTGTCCTTCATCACATTCTCCCCTGTGAGGgtcagtgatgctgatgctgtttgTATTGACTTGCCATCTGACTTATCTCCTTGGAGCTTTCAGTCAGCCTTGCTCAGGTATTAATTCTTAGATGTCCCATTTCACGTGAAAAGGGAAGATATGTCAAGTCAACACAGAGAGAGCTGTCACTCACACAACTTCTCTACAAGTGGAGAAGATAGAGCCTCAATGACCACCAACCAAACCAACaactgctttctgtttttcacaaAGTGGTGTCACATGAGGAGACACTTACCTACCTCTGCCATGATGACCCTTTCCAAGAATAGGACCCTGCCTAGACAAGACAAGGACTTACAAATGTCGAAGATCAATGTGTACTCAAGAATGGCTTGTTTTTGAGACTTCATGAAGGTTAGCACAATAGACTACAGTAGATAAGAGAAACACAACAGTTTTTAAGAcattcaaaataaagaatgattCAAGAATGCTACCACTAACTTCTGGccatgatatttaaaaatctggagTAAGGTATGCTTTCCTCTTCAAAATTCAGATGATCACATTTGACCTGAGAGGAAGTAATTTCCAGCTACAACTTAACATAGAAAAAGGCTGTCTCCCTTTCAGCCTGGGGGCCTCACTGCTGAAGGTGTGGACTGTTCCATTCACTGCTTTATCCTCAGTGCTCCACTTTTAAAATCGTTTCTGATAAGGGTGAAATGTATATGtttgaatgaagaatgaaaaataaattatttagccTTTGATTTCCCTCAGCAAAACACTAGATTCCATAACTGCTTACATTCTACACAACTCAGGGGGATTTGAACATCACGTAATAATTTGCATTTGACTCATGTATTTTATCAGTTTCTCTCCTAAGACATATAATTACAACTTACAGAATCCCCACTCCAACATCAAAAGCCACATAGATGCCTATTTCTCCAGTTAGGCTATTTTTTTGATGTGGAAACCAAGGACCAAAATTGTACTGGACACCACCCTGAAGTCCTTCTGTCCTCCTCCTGTGTGTCAGTAGATTCTCAGAGAGGCGGGCGCTGACAAACTCTGCAGGAAGTGACACAGCTGCCAGGATGCCTGAGGACTGTCTGTGGGGACATTTCCTCACCAGCTTCTTCTTAAGGGCAGGTGATCCTTAACAGTAATCTGGTGTAATCAACATGATCCAATCACATTGGATCCAATCACCTCCTGGAAAACATGTGGTAATTTGTTGTTTACCATTTTCAAATGGTAATGCGTATACTTCTAACAATATGTATTTCCTGCAAGTAAACTCATGAACATTTATCAATATGCTGTTTCATCCTGTACCTTACCTTTTGATCAAATAATCGTCCCTGAAGTTCTTCCTGCTGACACCTGTAGCCCTGGTTCATTCAGTTTCACTGTGGTTTGCCATTTATTCATATAGAAGCGttgagttgctttttttttttttttttaaccctttcaCCTGTTGGCTGACACTTATAATTTTAAACACGTCTCTTCCAATGGAAATGCAGGCATGAGTACGTCTGGGCTAATGTCCTGGTTAATATGAACACAGAATAAGGACTGGGATGTCTGGATCATCATGTTTAGGCATTTTCACACGTAGTCGGAGTCCCAGCATTATTTCTAACCTTAAAGCCTGGCTGCCCAtctcttattgaatatttttatgttttatactgTTCAGCCTTCTCTGTGTGATGTTACCCACTGGAGGGGTCATACTCAGTCAGCTGACCAGCAGGGAGACACACAGGCAGGTGGGGGAGGTGCGTGGACTTCCCAGAGGACTCAGAAAATATTGTACTTGTGTGGATGGGTGTGCAGTcatttctgaggaacctccatgctgtatGTTCACTCTCTCCACCATTTGTAGGAAAATGAGAACAGGTCCTGTGTCTTCAATTATTCTCAGAGAATGCTGGTGGTTCTGGTGGGGTGAGGATGCCTTCCCTGGGTCATCAACGCCAGCCCAAGATGTTCCTGGCCCTTGGAGACCACATGTAAACGTTAACGTTAAGAGCTTCAGACAGGTAAGGGCATGCTCCCCAGGACACCCTTGGCCATGCAAGCACTGGAGGGACTGTGCCTACACATGTCTGAGGGAATCCCTTGGTGTGAACTTcgatatttatttaaagaaagctgGCAGGTAACTTTTGATGACAGAGGCGGCAGTCAGGACaactttaaaagatattaataCTATGTAGCAAAAACATAGGAAAAACATATTTCTgaagtattttgttttatattattttatccttAAGACATTTTCATCTCCATAAAACTTCCATCAAGACAGAAGATTTTTGCCCCTAATTTCCAAATAAACATTTACCTACACTCTAACCGCAAAACTCTGTGCATCCAAATACTGTCTTCACAcagaacacaaacacacactccgCTCTTCTCTGAATTTGTTTAAAACACAAACTCTCTCCCAATGCACAATCCCAATCTATCCAAAGCCAGAAAATATGCACAAACACCCACATCCTCAAATGTACACACTTACCCCATACACCCCCAACACATATAAACCACAGAATCTATATTAAGAAAGCCTCATGTTCACTAacccataataataataataacaaaaaccaaaccaaaacaaaaaaatgcgtCATCTCCAAAACTACGGAGCTTGCCCAGCTCCTTACCCCCCAAAAACACTGCATTGGGCTTATTTTGACAACCCCAAAATATGCGTAATATCTGCCAAGTACATTTAGTGGAAAATATGAGGTAAAATAAACATCGTTCTCCATGTCTCTCAAATGCACTCCAAATTCACTATTTGACAGCCACCAAAGTGATTTACAGGTATCCCACACTGCAAAACTTCAAACATCCCACCCCCCATCAGCAAATGACTCTTCAAATACAGCACAACTGGAAAGCCCTCAGACCCAGTAATAAATTCAGCCTTTTCCAATAACATCACTGTGGACAGCTACACCTCAAAGTCAGTATTCACAAGTTCACACAAATGCTGTATCCCATGAGCACACCCAGACAGACAGTCCTTCCACATGTCTAGATTACTCACACCTACAGCACACAATATTTCCTGTACATGCCTGAGTGAgcgcgtgtgtttgtgtgttgggggtggggcatgTTCATCAAAGCCTGTACCGAGACTGCTGGAATGCATCCAGAGACCTCTGCCCCTGCTTGTTTTTCCTCTTGGTAGCTCTGGCTCTCCCTCCGAGACAAAGGACTTTGCCCATGTTCATTGCCCCCTGAGCTGGGCTGCCCCTAGCTGAATTGTTGAGGCGGTAGTTTTCCTGTTCAGGTTGATTCTTCCTCATCCTATCTCTGTATTTCGACCGATGAATCACAACTGCGTGGGCAGGCAGGGCAGAATCTATCCTCCTGAGGTTGAATTCAGGCTTCAGTCGCTTGTGTTCTTGGAGGGATCTCCACTGGTCTAAGGTGATTTGTTTGACTGATGTATCTCCCATGTGCTTCTCCGACTCAGGAACTCTGACGCTGGAGTCTCTTTCAGGCTCCCATTTGGCTGCAACCATGGTTGGGTGGTCAGCCACGAGGGATCTTGGTTTCCCATCTATAAACACACTCCCACTGTCTCTTTCTAATTCACTCTTCTGGATGTAAAAGAGGACATAGGCACATTGGCTCAGGGCAGAAGTAACGTCACAGGCGGTGACCTTAGCATCATCCATTTTATACCACTGACCATTTCCAGCTTTTATATAACAGAAGTAGTGTCCATTGTGACAACTCCACCCAGCATGGACCAGCACGGCATAGAGTACATAAAGGAGAGGTCCTGAATTCTGCTGAGACATGTATTGTTGCATGTCAAGATACTCAGGATACTGCACATCCTTCGGCATTTTGCTGCCTGTGAAATTTGAGAACCGTTTCAGTAAAAGCATAAGGACCTTGGAGGAAGTATGCAAAGTCAACGTCTTGGAAGCAGGCACCTTCTTTAGACACATACTACAATGATACGAATTTTCACCATCCAGCTTTTCAGGCTTCACCAACTGTTCCAAGGCTTGGTTCACACTCAGAGCTGCCTTGATATCCAGGGTAACGTCCAGGTAAGGGTCAAAAGTGTCTGAAACACCACGGCAGTGGAGACATTGGATTTGAGATCTCCAGTACCCTCCAAATATTTGACGGACTAGGGTGTTATCTGAGTGACCGTCTACCTGCTTGTACTCACTCAAGCATGCTTGCTGCATGGCATCCAGAGTGAACATCAGAAATTCATGAGCGTCTTCTTGCCGGCGTCTGTGGAAGCCAGTAACCAGTTCCGGCAGGGGCTGAATAACATCTCCAGGGTGGTAGAGGGCCCGGGTAATGTGAACTTGCATTGCACACAGTGTGCAGAATCTCTGATTCTGACAGGTTTTCGAGTGCTGCTGGGACAGCATATAGCTGGCCAGGGGTGGTGTGTATGTCAGACACTGCAGTGCTGCATTCACATAGCAGGTGTTCCCCATATTCTGAAGCCCAGCGCCAACCACATAAGGTCTCTTCCAACTCAGAAGACGTTTCTTTGCGGGAGCCGGCCCTGTCGACA is a window from the Equus przewalskii isolate Varuska chromosome 28, EquPr2, whole genome shotgun sequence genome containing:
- the LOC103543472 gene encoding ubiquitin carboxyl-terminal hydrolase 17-like protein 6 encodes the protein MRNFVNVASRGMEPASLHSRDESQFNVFPTLRPSWSSASGAEAHWGLSLIEKPSPLSQEVCNLQDGFAPVSTGPAPAKKRLLSWKRPYVVGAGLQNMGNTCYVNAALQCLTYTPPLASYMLSQQHSKTCQNQRFCTLCAMQVHITRALYHPGDVIQPLPELVTGFHRRRQEDAHEFLMFTLDAMQQACLSEYKQVDGHSDNTLVRQIFGGYWRSQIQCLHCRGVSDTFDPYLDVTLDIKAALSVNQALEQLVKPEKLDGENSYHCSMCLKKVPASKTLTLHTSSKVLMLLLKRFSNFTGSKMPKDVQYPEYLDMQQYMSQQNSGPLLYVLYAVLVHAGWSCHNGHYFCYIKAGNGQWYKMDDAKVTACDVTSALSQCAYVLFYIQKSELERDSGSVFIDGKPRSLVADHPTMVAAKWEPERDSSVRVPESEKHMGDTSVKQITLDQWRSLQEHKRLKPEFNLRRIDSALPAHAVVIHRSKYRDRMRKNQPEQENYRLNNSARGSPAQGAMNMGKVLCLGGRARATKRKNKQGQRSLDAFQQSRYRL